In Arcobacter ellisii, a genomic segment contains:
- a CDS encoding ribonuclease HI, producing the protein MKKIKLFTDSSVNPQEKIGFGSFLIIEDENLTLENLKKNIKIKRFENTSSTKLELQTFLWSLEEIKNKDVIIEVYTDCQNIIGLQDRKEKLEKNNFYSSSGKLMNNHELYKEFFEKTDKLNLIFIKVKGHKKNSLKDDIDTIFNLVDKASRSALRNEI; encoded by the coding sequence ATGAAAAAAATAAAATTATTTACTGACTCAAGTGTAAATCCACAAGAAAAAATAGGTTTTGGTAGTTTTTTAATTATTGAAGATGAAAACTTAACTTTAGAAAATTTAAAAAAAAATATAAAAATAAAAAGATTTGAAAATACAAGTTCTACAAAACTTGAACTTCAAACTTTTCTTTGGAGTTTGGAAGAAATAAAAAATAAAGATGTAATTATTGAAGTTTATACTGATTGCCAAAATATTATAGGTTTACAAGATAGAAAAGAGAAATTGGAAAAAAATAATTTTTATTCATCAAGTGGAAAACTTATGAATAATCATGAGTTATATAAAGAATTTTTTGAAAAAACAGATAAATTAAATTTAATTTTTATAAAAGTAAAAGGGCATAAAAAAAATAGTTTAAAAGATGATATTGATACTATTTTTAATCTTGTGGATAAGGCTTCAAGAAGTGCTTTAAGAAATGAAATATAA
- a CDS encoding lipid A deacylase LpxR family protein → MKLFSKIIFTSSFLVLNLNAEVFSVFLENDVINGDDKHYTNGTYLSYLSDKDTNDSSKYNNSFFDFISKIPTFNNDTKYQTLGITYSHYAFTPTNLDKKEKIIGDLPYAGVATLDFILFKWDEDFFHEYAITLGAVGPSTNTDTFQKSFHDAIGSNDPQGWDNQLEDDFLYNFSYSYGYRAFKHEFSYGKMDLVNTVRANVGNYNRSLMAGSMIRYGNNFPNNFNSVGKFIGVNENKLLNLDSKTNKNLGWSLSYGLAYSYTDYFYVNNHDKSYELDELKDSLVHVISWDTYLDKFVLSFSFKTSKINLSNDYNEYENWGGINIAYLF, encoded by the coding sequence ATGAAATTATTTTCAAAAATCATTTTTACTTCATCTTTTCTAGTTTTAAATCTAAATGCGGAAGTTTTTTCAGTTTTTTTGGAAAATGATGTTATAAATGGAGATGACAAACACTATACAAATGGAACTTATTTATCTTACTTAAGTGATAAGGATACAAACGACAGTTCAAAATACAATAATAGTTTTTTTGACTTTATCTCAAAAATTCCAACTTTTAATAATGATACAAAATACCAAACTTTAGGAATAACTTATTCCCATTATGCTTTTACTCCAACAAACTTGGATAAAAAAGAAAAAATTATAGGTGATTTACCTTATGCGGGAGTTGCAACTCTTGATTTTATTTTATTTAAGTGGGATGAAGATTTTTTCCATGAATATGCTATTACTTTAGGAGCAGTTGGACCTAGTACAAATACAGATACATTTCAAAAATCTTTCCACGATGCAATAGGAAGTAATGACCCACAAGGATGGGATAATCAATTAGAAGATGATTTTTTATATAACTTCTCTTACTCTTATGGTTATAGAGCATTTAAACATGAGTTTTCTTATGGAAAAATGGATTTAGTAAATACAGTTAGAGCAAATGTTGGAAATTATAATAGGTCTTTAATGGCTGGGTCGATGATTAGATATGGGAATAATTTTCCAAATAATTTTAATAGTGTAGGAAAATTTATAGGTGTAAATGAAAACAAACTTTTAAATCTTGATTCTAAAACAAATAAAAATTTAGGTTGGTCATTATCTTACGGTTTAGCTTACTCTTATACAGATTATTTTTATGTAAATAACCATGATAAATCTTATGAATTAGATGAATTAAAAGATAGTTTAGTTCATGTTATTTCTTGGGATACTTATCTTGATAAATTTGTTTTATCATTTAGTTTTAAAACTTCAAAAATAAATTTATCAAATGACTACAACGAATATGAAAATTGGGGTGGAATAAATATAGCTTATCTATTTTAG
- a CDS encoding YqiA/YcfP family alpha/beta fold hydrolase codes for MIIYIHGFASSGFGSKPQKFKEYFEEEIITISLSTIPNLAIDTLEQIIEFSLNKEEPIYLVGSSLGGFYALYLANKYDLKAVLINPAVNPWGTLHRYEGVEFVTNYYDNSRFEFTSNHIKSLKNYEVQFIKNPSNFITLLQEEDEVLDFSEAALKLEETDLIIEEGGSHSFDGIERYFRKINSFFYN; via the coding sequence ATGATAATATATATTCATGGATTTGCAAGTTCAGGCTTTGGTTCAAAACCACAAAAATTTAAAGAGTATTTTGAAGAAGAAATAATAACAATTTCACTTTCAACTATTCCAAATTTAGCAATTGATACTTTAGAACAAATAATAGAGTTTTCTTTAAATAAAGAAGAACCTATCTATCTTGTTGGTTCCTCTTTAGGTGGATTTTACGCACTTTATTTAGCAAATAAATATGATTTAAAAGCAGTTTTAATAAATCCAGCAGTTAATCCTTGGGGAACTTTACATAGATATGAAGGTGTGGAGTTTGTTACAAACTATTATGATAATTCAAGATTTGAATTTACTTCAAATCATATAAAATCATTAAAAAATTATGAGGTACAATTTATAAAAAATCCTTCAAATTTTATAACTTTATTACAAGAAGAGGATGAGGTTTTAGATTTTAGTGAAGCAGCTTTAAAACTTGAAGAGACAGATTTGATAATTGAAGAGGGAGGAAGTCACTCTTTTGATGGAATTGAAAGATATTTTAGAAAAATAAATAGTTTTTTTTATAATTAA